From Patulibacter sp. SYSU D01012:
ATCCGAAGGGCTTCGACCCCGCGCGGGGGCCGTTCGGCGCCTACGTGCGGATGGTCGCCCGCTCGCGCGCGCTCGACCTGCTGCGCTCGGGGCAGGCGGCGGGCCGCGCGACGGAGCGGCTGGCGACCGCCCCGCTGCCCGCGTCGGCCGACGTCGTCGTCAGCGAGGCGGAGCGCCGCGAGGCGCGCCGGGCGCTGCTGCGGGCGATGGCGGCGCTGCCGCAGCCGCAGCGCGAGGCGATCGCGCTCGCGTGCTGGGGCGACCTGACCGCGAGCGAGATCGCGGACCGGGCGGGGCTGCCGCTCGGCACCGTCAAGGGTCGCCTGCGGCTCGGCCTGGCCCGCATGCGCGCCGAGCTCGAGAGCTCCGAGATGGCCGCCGCGACCCTCCTGACGATGATCTCGCAGCTGCTCTGAGCCCCTCGGCGCCGGGGGTTTCGCGCCTATGTGCGGGGTCGCACGGACGCTGCCCGTGCGATCCCCGTATCGTTTTGGGACCTTCATGACGCCGAGTCGGCACGCCCCTGCGCGTGCCGAGCGGGGGACCCACCGCCGGACCCACGCGCCCCACCGGGCGCTCCGGCAGGGGCGAATCGGGCGCTGAGCCGCCCGTAGCGGTCGCCGCCACGCGCACAGGACGTGCGCGGGCGCCGGTCGCGAGCCCGTCAGCTAACTCCGTAGGCGTCCGGACGAGGAGACACCCCTTGAACCGTGACGTGTTCGTCACGCCGACCCGTGCCGCCCTGGCGGCCGGGGCGGTGCTGGCCACCATCGCCACCACCCCCGTCACCGCCGGCGCCGCCGGCGGCGGCACCACCCCGGCCGCCGCCACGGCGGCCCCCGTCGCGGCCCCGGCGCCGACCGCCGCCCGCAAGCCCGCCTTCCGCGTCGCCACGGAGCGCGGCAGCGGCCTCGTCGGCCGCACCGCCGTCTACGCCGGCCGCGTCGCCCACGCGACGCAGGGCCAGCGGGTGCGCCTGGAGCTGCGCAGCGGCGGGCGCTGGCGCGTCGCCGACCGCGACGCCGTCGGCGCGCGCGGCCGCTTCCGCGTGACGACGAAGATCGCGCGCGTCGGCGACCGCGCCGCCCGCCTGCGCATCGTGGGCCGCGCGTCCGTCTCGCCCGGCGCCGTCGAGCGCGTGCGCCGCGTGCACGGGTTCCGCCGCGCGTTCGCCTCGTACTACGGCCCCGGCCTGTACGGCGGCGCGCTGGCCTGCGGCGGGCGCCTGACGCCCGGCACGATCGGCGTCGCGCACAAGTCGCTGCCGTGCGGCACGAAGCTGACGCTGCGCCTGGGCGGCCGCCAGGTCGCCGCCCGCGTCGTCGACCGCGGCCCGTACGTCGGCGGCCGCGAGTTCGACCTGACCGCCGCGACGAAGGCCCGCCTGGGCTTCGGCACGACGGGCAACATCCTCGTCGACCGGTAGGCCTTCGCCGCGCGCCCCGCGGGACGGCGCGGCCGGCGCCGGCCCGCCCCGCCGGGCGCTGGCGTACCCTGCGTCTGTGCCCCAGGAGGGAACACCCGTTCGGTGCATCGGCCACCTCGACATGGACGCGTTCTTCGCCTCCGTCGAGCTGCTCCGGCGCCCCGAGCTGCGCGGCAAGCCGGTGATCGTGGCCCACGACGGCCCGCGCTCGGTCGTCACCACCGCCACGTACGAGGCGCGGACGTACGGCGTCGGCTCCGCGATGCCCCTCTCGACGGCGCGCCGCCGCTGCCCCGAGGCGATCGTCGTCCCGCCCGACCGCGACGCGTACACCGAGGCCTCGGCCCACGTGATGTCGATCATCCGCGACGAGGTCGACGTCGTGGAGCAGATGAGCCTGGACGAGGCGTACGTCGACCTCTCCGACCTGGCGATGCCCAAGAGCGCGATGCGCCGGCTGCAGCGCCGCGTCCTGGC
This genomic window contains:
- a CDS encoding sigma-70 family RNA polymerase sigma factor translates to MDLRDPDSFARAYAEHAPAAATAAAAILAPAGRRADVEDVVHDVFVRVWRDPKGFDPARGPFGAYVRMVARSRALDLLRSGQAAGRATERLATAPLPASADVVVSEAERREARRALLRAMAALPQPQREAIALACWGDLTASEIADRAGLPLGTVKGRLRLGLARMRAELESSEMAAATLLTMISQLL
- a CDS encoding septal ring lytic transglycosylase RlpA family protein; this translates as MNRDVFVTPTRAALAAGAVLATIATTPVTAGAAGGGTTPAAATAAPVAAPAPTAARKPAFRVATERGSGLVGRTAVYAGRVAHATQGQRVRLELRSGGRWRVADRDAVGARGRFRVTTKIARVGDRAARLRIVGRASVSPGAVERVRRVHGFRRAFASYYGPGLYGGALACGGRLTPGTIGVAHKSLPCGTKLTLRLGGRQVAARVVDRGPYVGGREFDLTAATKARLGFGTTGNILVDR